ATTGAAAGCAGGATTGTACATACTCTTAACTAAATATGGTGATTTATATACGGATGATTTTCTGTTGCCTGTCGGGAATTTAAGAGAGCACAGAAGTAGCGCAAAAAGAGCACATATCATTGTGGTTACAAAATGTCCTGAAAAATTATCGGAAAGTGAACAGAAAAGAATCCGGAAAAAACTTAAAACAAGCCGAAATCAATGTGTTTTCTTTTCTTCGGTTTTATATCCCGATAAAACAAAAGGAAGCAAGGAAATTGCGATTGAAGATTTAAAAAAGTATGAAATTCTACTGGTTACGGGAATTGCCAACCCAACTCCGTTAGTACGGTTTTTAGATTCGAAAAGCATCCGTTATAAACATTTGAAATACCCTGATCACCATCATTTTTCAGGAGCGGATATTGCTGCTATCAATACTGTTTATATAAACCTCTCATCTGCCATGAAACTCATCCTGACTACTGAAAAGGATTATGTGCGACTATCAGATGCTATAAAAAATTTGAGCTATTTGGAAATAGAAACAAAACTCCTCAATAATCAAATTGAATTTGAGAGAAAGATTTTGGAACAGCTACCTGAATGGTAAGCTTTTTAACAATTGAAAATGTAAAGATGAGTTCAGATAATAAAATCATCAGGGCAAATGCGTCATACTTTGATTATTTTCAATAGGTACTGATCACTCCAAGCAGCTTTAAGTCGTTTTCCTTTGACTCCAATCTTGACCGACTTATCATTTTTAAGCAGATTTAGGGCAATTTTGGTAAGTATGGCAAAATTTTGAGCTGCATTTCCTGTTCGTTTTCTTGAAGCATCCTCTGAGAAAGGAACA
This window of the Flavobacteriaceae bacterium genome carries:
- the lpxK gene encoding tetraacyldisaccharide 4'-kinase, which translates into the protein MRQACYLLFPFAILYGLITSIRNAFFDMGILKSTSFTIPVIAVGNLSVGGTGKTPQTEYLIRLLQSNKKIAVLSRGYRRKTRGFILLNSKHDAETVGDEPLQFFKKFPAISVVVDANRVHGIQQLQKLIKPDVILLDDAFQHRKLKAGLYILLTKYGDLYTDDFLLPVGNLREHRSSAKRAHIIVVTKCPEKLSESEQKRIRKKLKTSRNQCVFFSSVLYPDKTKGSKEIAIEDLKKYEILLVTGIANPTPLVRFLDSKSIRYKHLKYPDHHHFSGADIAAINTVYINLSSAMKLILTTEKDYVRLSDAIKNLSYLEIETKLLNNQIEFERKILEQLPEW